Proteins encoded in a region of the Mycobacterium branderi genome:
- the fadD8 gene encoding fatty-acid--CoA ligase FadD8, translating into MSDELLRNPTHNGHLLVGALKRHRDKPVLFLGDTTLTGGQLADRISQYIQAFEALGAGTGAAVGLLSLNRPEVLMIIGAGQTQGYRRTALHPLGSLDDHAYVLSDAGISSLIIDPNPMFVERALGLLERVDSLKQILTIGPVPDALKDVGVDLSAEAAKYAPQPLVAADLPPDQIIGLTYTGGTTGKPKGVIGTAQSISTMTMIQLAEWEWPEQPRFLMITPLSHAGAAYFLPTLIKGGEMYVLPKFDPAEVLKTIEEKRITATFVVPSMLYALMDHPDSHTRDLSSLETVYYGASAINPVRLAEAIRRFGQIFAQNYGQSEAPMAITYLGKKDHDEKRLTSCGRPTLFARVALLDLDGKPVPQGEVGEICVSGPLLAGGYWNLPDATAETFRDGWLHTGDMAREDEDGYYYIVDRVKDMIVTGGFNVFPREVEDVVAEHPAVAQVCVVGAPDEKWGEAVTAVVVLRSDAPRDEAAIDRMTAEIQAAVKDRKGSVQAPKRVVVVDSLPVTGLGKPDKKAVRAQFWEGAERAVG; encoded by the coding sequence ATGAGTGACGAGCTGCTGCGCAATCCCACCCATAACGGACACCTCCTGGTCGGCGCGCTCAAGCGCCACCGCGACAAGCCGGTGCTGTTCCTCGGCGACACCACGCTGACCGGCGGTCAGCTGGCCGACCGGATCAGCCAGTACATCCAGGCCTTCGAGGCGCTGGGCGCCGGGACCGGGGCGGCGGTCGGGTTGCTGTCGTTGAACCGGCCCGAGGTGCTGATGATCATCGGCGCCGGCCAGACCCAGGGGTATCGCCGCACCGCGCTGCATCCGCTGGGGTCGCTCGACGACCACGCCTATGTGCTCTCCGATGCCGGGATCAGCTCGCTGATCATCGACCCCAACCCGATGTTCGTCGAGCGCGCGCTGGGGCTGTTGGAGCGGGTGGACTCGCTCAAGCAGATCCTGACGATCGGCCCGGTGCCCGATGCGTTGAAAGATGTGGGCGTCGACCTGTCGGCGGAGGCCGCCAAATACGCACCGCAGCCGTTGGTGGCCGCCGACCTGCCGCCGGACCAGATCATCGGCTTGACCTACACCGGCGGCACGACGGGAAAGCCCAAGGGCGTGATCGGCACCGCGCAGTCGATCTCGACCATGACGATGATCCAGCTGGCGGAGTGGGAATGGCCCGAGCAGCCACGGTTTTTGATGATCACTCCGCTGTCACACGCCGGCGCGGCGTATTTCCTGCCGACGTTGATCAAGGGCGGCGAAATGTACGTGCTGCCCAAGTTCGACCCCGCCGAAGTCCTGAAAACTATTGAGGAGAAGCGGATTACGGCGACGTTTGTGGTGCCGTCGATGCTGTATGCGCTGATGGACCACCCGGATTCGCACACCCGGGATCTGTCGTCGCTGGAGACGGTCTATTACGGGGCGTCGGCGATCAACCCGGTGCGACTGGCGGAGGCGATCCGCCGGTTCGGCCAGATCTTCGCCCAGAACTACGGGCAGTCCGAGGCGCCGATGGCCATCACCTACCTCGGCAAGAAGGATCACGACGAGAAGCGGCTGACGTCGTGTGGGCGCCCGACGCTGTTCGCGCGGGTCGCGCTGCTGGACCTCGACGGCAAACCGGTGCCGCAGGGCGAGGTGGGCGAAATCTGCGTCAGCGGACCGCTTTTGGCGGGCGGCTACTGGAATCTGCCCGACGCCACCGCCGAAACGTTCCGGGACGGCTGGTTGCACACTGGCGACATGGCCCGCGAAGACGAGGACGGCTACTACTACATCGTCGACCGGGTCAAGGACATGATCGTCACCGGCGGCTTCAACGTGTTTCCCCGCGAGGTGGAGGACGTGGTCGCCGAGCATCCGGCCGTCGCGCAGGTGTGCGTGGTCGGGGCGCCCGACGAGAAGTGGGGCGAGGCCGTCACCGCCGTCGTGGTCCTGCGCTCGGACGCCCCGCGCGACGAGGCGGCGATCGATCGCATGACCGCGGAGATCCAAGCCGCGGTCAAGGACCGCAAGGGTTCCGTGCAGGCGCCCAAGCGGGTGGTGGTCGTCGACTCGCTACCGGTGACCGGGCTGGGCAAGCCGGACAAGAAGGCGGTGCGTGCCCAGTTCTGGGAGGGCGCTGAGCGAGCCGTCGGCTAA
- a CDS encoding aldo/keto reductase, which yields MTDQPQPGGIGTIGGRPVARVGYGAMQLFESVTVDDAAAVLRRAVELGVNHIDTASFYGPGEVNRRIRQALAPYPDDLVIVSKVGARWTGEDPIPLAAAQRPAELRAAVEDDLRQLGLECVPVVNLRRMDLGPGLEPEGDQIVDVDDQLAEMIALRDEGKIGAIGISAVPVDVVQRALPAGIVCVQNPYSLLDRSQEATLELCVAEGIAWVPYFPLGSALPGFPKVTDDAVVAEIAGELGVTGAQVGLAWLLAHAPNTLLIPGTRSIRHLEENLGAASVTLSADAVARLDAVSSPQPVHR from the coding sequence ATGACAGATCAACCGCAGCCCGGTGGTATCGGCACGATCGGCGGACGGCCGGTCGCCCGCGTCGGCTACGGCGCCATGCAACTGTTCGAGTCCGTGACCGTCGACGACGCGGCCGCCGTGCTGCGGCGCGCGGTCGAACTCGGCGTCAACCACATCGACACCGCCTCGTTCTATGGCCCCGGTGAAGTGAACCGCCGGATCCGCCAGGCCCTGGCTCCCTACCCTGACGACCTCGTCATCGTGAGCAAAGTCGGCGCGCGATGGACCGGCGAAGACCCCATACCCCTGGCCGCCGCGCAACGGCCCGCCGAACTACGCGCCGCGGTCGAAGACGACCTGCGCCAACTCGGCCTCGAGTGCGTACCGGTGGTCAATCTGCGACGCATGGACCTAGGGCCCGGCCTGGAACCCGAAGGTGACCAAATCGTCGACGTCGACGACCAACTCGCCGAGATGATCGCGCTGCGCGACGAAGGCAAGATCGGCGCCATCGGCATCAGCGCCGTGCCGGTGGACGTCGTGCAGCGGGCGCTGCCCGCGGGGATCGTGTGCGTGCAGAACCCCTACAGCCTGCTGGACCGCTCGCAAGAGGCCACGCTCGAGTTGTGCGTCGCCGAGGGCATCGCCTGGGTGCCGTACTTCCCGCTTGGCTCGGCGCTTCCGGGTTTCCCCAAGGTCACCGATGACGCGGTGGTCGCCGAGATCGCCGGCGAACTCGGCGTCACCGGCGCCCAGGTTGGCCTGGCGTGGCTGCTGGCTCATGCGCCGAACACGTTGCTGATTCCGGGAACACGGTCGATCCGGCATCTCGAGGAGAACCTCGGCGCAGCTTCCGTCACCCTGAGCGCCGACGCCGTCGCGCGTCTGGATGCCGTCAGTTCACCGCAGCCCGTCCACAGGTAA
- a CDS encoding SDR family oxidoreductase, whose translation MSKSPLRRLTEAIALAGMRPPIAPQLRLYDPSAKPVDLDGKRILLTGASSGIGESAAEKFARRGATVVAVARREDLLNAVVDRIHAQGGTALAIPCDLSDMDAVDALVADVEQRLGGVDILINNAGRSIRRPLAESLERWHDVERTMVLNYYSPLRLIRGIAPGMLERGDGHIINVATWGVFSEASPLFSVYNASKAALSAVSRVIETEWGTKGVHSTTLYYPLVATPMIAPTKAYEGMPALTPREAADWMITAARSRPVRIAPRMAVAAKALDTVGPGWATALMKRQRIQPPGDDAERAAR comes from the coding sequence GTGAGTAAAAGTCCGCTTCGACGGCTTACCGAGGCCATCGCGCTGGCCGGGATGCGGCCACCCATCGCGCCGCAACTGCGGCTCTACGACCCGTCGGCCAAACCCGTCGACCTCGACGGCAAGCGGATCCTTTTGACCGGCGCGTCGTCGGGCATCGGCGAGAGCGCCGCGGAAAAGTTCGCCCGCCGGGGCGCCACCGTCGTCGCCGTCGCCCGCCGGGAAGACCTGCTCAATGCGGTGGTGGACCGCATCCACGCCCAGGGCGGCACCGCGCTGGCCATCCCCTGCGACCTGTCCGACATGGATGCCGTCGACGCCCTGGTCGCCGACGTCGAACAGCGGCTGGGCGGGGTGGACATCCTGATCAACAACGCCGGCCGCTCCATCCGCCGGCCGCTTGCCGAATCGCTGGAACGCTGGCATGACGTCGAGCGGACGATGGTGCTCAACTACTATTCGCCGCTGCGGCTGATCCGCGGCATCGCGCCCGGCATGCTCGAGCGCGGCGACGGGCACATCATCAACGTCGCGACCTGGGGCGTGTTCAGCGAGGCTTCACCGCTGTTCTCCGTGTACAACGCATCCAAGGCTGCGCTGTCGGCGGTCAGTCGGGTGATCGAAACCGAATGGGGCACAAAGGGTGTGCACTCGACCACGCTGTACTACCCGCTGGTGGCCACCCCGATGATCGCGCCGACCAAGGCCTACGAGGGCATGCCGGCGTTGACGCCGCGCGAGGCCGCCGACTGGATGATCACCGCCGCGCGCAGCCGGCCCGTGCGGATCGCGCCGCGCATGGCCGTCGCCGCCAAGGCGCTGGACACCGTCGGCCCGGGCTGGGCGACCGCGCTGATGAAGCGTCAGCGCATCCAACCGCCCGGCGACGATGCAGAGCGCGCAGCGCGATGA
- a CDS encoding o-succinylbenzoate synthase: protein MTPPLDDILDRLHVVALPMRMRFRGITTRELALIDGPAGWGEFGAFLEYDDAEAAHWLASGLESAYTTPPPARRDLIPVNATVPAVPAAQVPDVLARFPSARTAKVKVAEPGQTLDDDIARVEAVRALVPTVRVDANGGWTVAEAVEAAQVLGPLEYIEQPCKTIEELAELRRRVDVPVAADESIRKASDPLKVVRAKAADIAVLKVAPLGGISALLDIAEQIDIPVVISSALDSAVGIGVGLLAAAALPDLKHACGLGTGGLFVEDVAEPITPDDGYLPVAPRTPDPARLQALAAPPKRRQWWIDRVKACYRHVG, encoded by the coding sequence GTGACGCCGCCGCTCGACGACATCCTGGACCGGCTGCACGTCGTCGCGCTGCCGATGCGGATGCGGTTCCGCGGCATCACCACCCGTGAGCTGGCATTGATCGACGGCCCCGCCGGCTGGGGCGAGTTCGGCGCCTTCCTCGAATACGACGACGCAGAGGCGGCCCACTGGCTGGCGTCGGGCCTCGAATCCGCTTACACCACACCGCCACCCGCGAGGCGTGACCTCATTCCGGTCAACGCCACCGTCCCCGCCGTGCCCGCCGCGCAGGTGCCCGACGTCCTGGCGCGCTTCCCGAGCGCCCGTACCGCGAAGGTCAAAGTCGCAGAACCCGGGCAGACGCTTGACGACGACATCGCGCGCGTCGAGGCCGTGCGTGCGCTGGTTCCGACCGTGCGGGTCGACGCGAACGGCGGCTGGACCGTCGCGGAAGCTGTCGAGGCCGCTCAGGTGCTCGGGCCGTTGGAGTACATCGAGCAGCCTTGCAAGACAATTGAAGAGCTCGCCGAACTCAGGCGCCGCGTCGACGTGCCCGTCGCCGCCGACGAAAGCATTCGCAAAGCCAGCGACCCCCTAAAGGTCGTCCGCGCGAAGGCCGCCGACATCGCGGTGCTCAAAGTTGCTCCGCTGGGCGGTATTTCGGCACTGCTGGACATCGCCGAACAGATCGATATCCCGGTGGTGATCTCCAGCGCGCTGGATTCGGCGGTCGGGATCGGTGTCGGATTGCTCGCCGCAGCCGCACTGCCGGACCTCAAGCATGCCTGCGGGCTGGGCACCGGCGGGCTGTTCGTCGAGGACGTTGCCGAACCGATAACGCCAGACGACGGCTATCTTCCGGTCGCGCCACGAACACCCGACCCCGCCCGGCTGCAAGCATTGGCCGCCCCGCCGAAGCGGCGCCAGTGGTGGATCGACCGGGTCAAGGCCTGCTACCGGCATGTGGGGTAG
- a CDS encoding amidohydrolase — protein MTDADVVITGTVLTVDDARPTAEALAVSDGRIVAVGTRADVGNLVGAQTQTIDIGDGCLMPGFVEAHGHPLMEAVALSDRIVDIRPVTMRSADDVVDAIRREAAKRGPAGAYLNGWDPLLQSGLPEPTLSWLDDIAPDGPLVILHNSGHKAYFNSQAARGAGLTRDTPDPKGTRYGRAADGELDGTAEETGAVFPLVGPAIQPGDYPAMLLAECARLNRAGLTTCSEMAFDPAFRPLVEQLRDALTVRLRTYEISNPRMHTDAKPGDGDDILRQVGIKIWVDGSPWIGNIDLSFPYLDTAATRTIGVEPGSCGHANYTREQLTEIVDAYFPLGWPMACHVQGDAGIDTILDVYEQALQRNPRDDHRLRLEHVGAIRNDQLQRAAALGVTCSIFVDQIHYWGDVIVDGLFGPERGSRWMPAGSAVATGMRISLHNDPPVTPEEPLRNISVAVTRTAPSGRVLAPEERLTVEQAIRAQTIDAAWQLFADDVIGSLEVGKYADMVVLSADPRTVPPEEIADLGVRATFLAGRQVYGE, from the coding sequence ATGACCGATGCTGATGTCGTCATCACCGGCACCGTGCTGACCGTCGACGACGCGCGGCCCACCGCCGAGGCGCTTGCCGTTAGCGATGGCCGGATCGTCGCCGTCGGAACCCGCGCAGATGTCGGCAACCTCGTCGGCGCCCAGACCCAGACGATCGACATCGGTGACGGCTGCCTCATGCCGGGATTCGTTGAGGCACACGGTCATCCGCTGATGGAGGCCGTCGCGCTGTCGGACCGGATCGTCGACATCAGGCCGGTTACCATGCGCAGCGCCGACGACGTCGTCGACGCGATCCGCCGCGAAGCCGCGAAACGCGGACCGGCCGGCGCCTACCTCAACGGCTGGGACCCGTTGCTGCAAAGCGGACTTCCGGAGCCCACGCTGAGCTGGCTCGACGACATCGCGCCGGACGGCCCGCTGGTGATCCTGCACAACTCCGGGCACAAGGCGTATTTCAACTCGCAGGCCGCCCGCGGCGCCGGCCTGACCCGCGATACCCCCGATCCCAAGGGCACCCGATACGGCCGTGCCGCCGACGGCGAACTCGACGGCACCGCCGAGGAAACCGGCGCCGTGTTCCCGCTCGTCGGCCCGGCGATCCAGCCCGGCGACTATCCGGCCATGCTGCTCGCCGAGTGCGCCCGGCTCAATCGCGCCGGGCTCACCACCTGCTCGGAGATGGCCTTCGACCCGGCGTTTCGGCCACTGGTCGAGCAGCTGCGCGACGCGCTGACCGTGCGGCTGCGCACCTACGAAATCTCCAACCCGCGAATGCACACCGACGCCAAACCCGGAGACGGCGACGACATCCTGCGCCAGGTTGGCATCAAGATCTGGGTGGACGGCTCGCCGTGGATCGGCAACATCGATCTGTCGTTTCCATATCTCGACACCGCCGCCACCCGCACCATCGGCGTCGAGCCGGGGTCCTGCGGACACGCCAACTACACCCGCGAACAGCTGACCGAAATCGTCGACGCCTACTTTCCGCTGGGCTGGCCGATGGCCTGCCACGTGCAGGGCGACGCCGGCATCGACACCATCCTCGACGTCTACGAGCAAGCGCTGCAACGCAATCCGCGCGACGACCATCGGCTGCGGCTCGAACACGTCGGCGCCATCCGCAATGACCAGCTCCAACGAGCCGCCGCGCTCGGCGTCACCTGCAGCATCTTCGTCGACCAGATCCACTACTGGGGCGACGTTATTGTGGACGGGCTGTTCGGGCCGGAGCGCGGATCCCGTTGGATGCCGGCAGGATCCGCAGTGGCTACGGGTATGCGCATCTCGCTGCACAACGATCCGCCGGTCACGCCCGAGGAGCCGTTGCGCAACATCAGCGTGGCAGTCACCCGGACCGCGCCGAGCGGTCGTGTGCTGGCGCCCGAGGAGCGATTGACCGTCGAGCAGGCCATCCGCGCCCAGACCATCGACGCCGCGTGGCAGCTGTTCGCCGACGACGTGATCGGCTCGCTGGAGGTCGGCAAGTACGCCGACATGGTGGTGCTGTCGGCGGATCCGCGCACGGTGCCGCCCGAGGAGATCGCCGATCTCGGTGTGCGTGCAACGTTTTTGGCGGGCCGGCAGGTGTACGGCGAGTGA
- a CDS encoding TetR/AcrR family transcriptional regulator: MGCKPTRADARRNREKLLEVATAAFATAEGRAVSLEAIAREAGVGIGTLYRHFPSREALVEAIYRAELAEVAATADQLLKRHPPKTALRRWMDRYASFVAAKRGMAESLHAMFDSGALQPSQTRDSIVGAVDLLLRAGADDGSLRSDVQAEDVVSSLIGIFLASGSPEQTGRLLDLLVAGVAVSR; the protein is encoded by the coding sequence TTGGGCTGTAAGCCGACTCGAGCCGACGCGCGCCGGAACCGCGAAAAGCTCCTCGAGGTGGCAACTGCCGCCTTTGCGACCGCCGAAGGGCGAGCGGTATCGCTGGAGGCGATCGCGCGTGAGGCCGGCGTCGGGATCGGCACGCTCTACCGTCATTTCCCCAGCCGGGAGGCCCTCGTCGAGGCGATCTACCGTGCCGAGCTTGCCGAAGTGGCGGCGACGGCCGACCAGCTGCTCAAGCGGCATCCGCCCAAGACCGCACTGCGACGCTGGATGGACCGCTACGCCAGCTTCGTGGCGGCCAAGCGCGGCATGGCCGAGTCGCTGCACGCGATGTTCGACTCCGGCGCCTTGCAGCCCAGCCAGACGCGCGACAGCATTGTCGGGGCCGTCGACCTGCTGCTGCGGGCTGGCGCCGACGACGGGAGCCTGCGCTCCGACGTGCAGGCCGAGGATGTGGTGTCCAGCCTGATCGGGATCTTTCTGGCCAGCGGTTCGCCGGAGCAGACCGGCCGTCTGCTCGACCTATTGGTGGCCGGCGTGGCGGTGAGCCGTTAG
- a CDS encoding 1,4-dihydroxy-2-naphthoyl-CoA synthase, which translates to MSDNPFDADTWRPVDGFAELTDITYHRHVTDATVRVAFNRPEVRNAFRPHTVDELYRALDHARMSPDIGVILLTGNGPSPRDGGWAFCSGGDQRIRGRSGYQYASGETADTVDAARAGRLHILEVQRLIRFMPKVVICLVSGWAAGGGHSLHVVCDLTLASRQHARFKQTDADVGSFDGGYGSAYLARQVGQKFAREIFFLGREYTAEQMHAMGAVNAVVDHAELESTGVQWAAEINAKSPQAQRMLKYAFNLLDDGLVGQQLFAGEATRLAYMTDEAVEGRDAFLEKRPPDWSRFPRYF; encoded by the coding sequence TTGAGCGACAATCCTTTTGACGCCGACACGTGGCGACCGGTGGACGGGTTCGCCGAGCTGACGGATATCACCTACCACCGCCACGTCACCGATGCCACAGTGCGTGTCGCGTTCAATCGGCCCGAGGTGCGCAACGCTTTTCGCCCGCACACGGTCGACGAGCTCTACCGCGCGCTGGATCACGCCCGGATGTCGCCCGACATCGGGGTGATACTGCTGACCGGTAACGGGCCCTCCCCGCGCGACGGCGGGTGGGCGTTCTGCTCCGGCGGCGATCAGCGCATCCGCGGCCGCAGCGGCTACCAGTACGCCTCCGGCGAGACCGCCGACACCGTTGACGCGGCGCGCGCCGGGCGACTGCACATCCTCGAGGTGCAGCGGCTGATCCGGTTCATGCCCAAGGTCGTCATCTGCCTGGTCTCCGGGTGGGCGGCCGGCGGCGGGCACAGCCTGCACGTGGTGTGCGACCTGACGCTGGCCAGCCGCCAGCACGCCCGGTTCAAGCAGACCGACGCCGACGTCGGCAGCTTCGACGGCGGCTACGGCTCCGCCTATCTGGCTCGTCAGGTGGGCCAGAAGTTCGCCCGGGAGATCTTCTTTCTGGGCCGCGAGTACACCGCCGAGCAGATGCACGCGATGGGCGCGGTCAACGCCGTCGTCGACCACGCCGAGTTGGAATCCACCGGGGTGCAGTGGGCCGCCGAGATCAACGCGAAATCGCCTCAGGCGCAACGGATGTTGAAGTACGCGTTCAACCTGCTCGACGACGGGCTGGTGGGCCAGCAGCTATTCGCCGGCGAAGCCACCCGGCTGGCGTACATGACCGACGAGGCCGTCGAGGGCCGCGATGCCTTCCTGGAGAAGAGGCCACCCGACTGGAGCCGGTTCCCGCGGTATTTCTGA
- a CDS encoding DUF3349 domain-containing protein, with amino-acid sequence MNRFLNSIVAWLRAGYPDGVPQTDYIPLLALLSRRLTNDEVKAVARELMERGEFDKIDIGVVITQFTDELPSPEDIERVRARLAAKGWPLDDVREGEERE; translated from the coding sequence GTGAACAGATTTCTCAACTCGATCGTCGCGTGGTTGCGTGCGGGGTATCCCGACGGGGTTCCGCAGACCGATTACATTCCGCTGCTTGCGCTGTTGTCCCGACGGCTGACCAACGACGAGGTCAAAGCGGTGGCGCGCGAATTGATGGAGCGCGGCGAGTTCGACAAAATCGACATCGGCGTGGTGATCACGCAGTTCACCGATGAGCTGCCGTCCCCGGAAGACATTGAGCGGGTGCGGGCCCGCTTGGCCGCCAAGGGCTGGCCGTTGGACGACGTCCGCGAGGGTGAGGAACGCGAATAG
- a CDS encoding VOC family protein, with the protein MEILASRMLFRPADYEQSLSFYRDQIGLAIAREYGAGTVFYAGQSLIELAGHGAPEHPAGPFPGALWLQVRDVRATQAELEGRGVPITREARREPWGLHEMHVTDPDGVTLIFVQIPPEHPLRRDTRGERRTAEG; encoded by the coding sequence ATGGAAATCCTGGCCAGCCGGATGCTGTTCCGGCCGGCGGACTATGAGCAGTCGCTTTCGTTCTACCGGGACCAGATCGGACTGGCCATCGCCCGCGAATATGGCGCTGGCACAGTGTTTTACGCCGGACAGTCGCTGATCGAACTGGCCGGCCACGGCGCGCCCGAGCATCCCGCCGGCCCGTTTCCGGGGGCGCTCTGGCTGCAGGTGCGCGACGTCCGCGCCACCCAGGCCGAACTGGAGGGCCGGGGTGTGCCGATCACCCGGGAGGCCCGCCGCGAACCCTGGGGACTGCATGAGATGCATGTCACCGATCCCGACGGCGTGACCCTGATTTTCGTGCAGATACCGCCGGAGCACCCGCTGCGGCGGGACACCCGTGGTGAACGGCGCACTGCCGAAGGTTAA
- a CDS encoding YciI family protein encodes MRYMMIVRSTPEAQEAAKDVPFDEILTAMGRYNESLIEAGVLLAGEGLAAQEEGFVVDFSSTPPNVSDEPYPGELFNGFWIIGVASKEEAVDWATRCPLGPGVTLEVRRIQEVEDFPQDNEYVQKEIQWRRSATMQAGTA; translated from the coding sequence ATGCGCTACATGATGATCGTGCGATCCACCCCCGAGGCGCAGGAAGCCGCCAAGGACGTCCCGTTCGACGAGATCCTGACCGCGATGGGCCGCTACAACGAGTCGCTGATCGAAGCGGGCGTGCTGCTGGCCGGCGAGGGACTGGCCGCGCAGGAGGAAGGCTTCGTCGTCGACTTCAGCTCGACGCCGCCGAATGTCTCGGACGAACCGTATCCCGGCGAGCTGTTCAACGGGTTCTGGATCATCGGGGTGGCGTCGAAGGAAGAAGCGGTCGACTGGGCGACCCGCTGCCCGCTGGGCCCCGGCGTGACGCTCGAAGTCCGTCGGATCCAGGAGGTCGAGGACTTCCCGCAGGACAACGAGTACGTCCAGAAGGAAATCCAGTGGCGCCGCTCGGCGACGATGCAGGCCGGAACGGCCTGA
- a CDS encoding inorganic phosphate transporter, with amino-acid sequence MNLELFLLIIVVITALAFDFTNGFHDTGNAMATSIASGALSPKAAVTLSAVLNLVGAFLSTAVAATIAKGLVDAQLVTLELVFAGLVGGIVWNLLTWLLGIPSSSSHALIGGIVGAMIAAVGGHGVIWTGVVSRVVIPAVVAATLATAVGAVGTWLVYRITRGVPEKRTDQNFRRGQIFSAGLVSLAHGTNDAQKTMGVIFLALMSYGAVSRSATLPPLWVIVCCAVAMAAGTYFGGWRIIRTLGKGLVEVKPPQGMSAETSSAAIILLSAHFGYALSTTQVVTGSVLGSGVGKPGAEVRWGVAGRMATAWAVTLPSAGIVGGLTYLLVHGIGGYLGVIVGFTLLSAAALAIWLQSRKVRIDHTNVNKEWAGNLTAGLESTNGHVPQVNGSHPATEVVPARSINAS; translated from the coding sequence GTGAACCTTGAGTTGTTCCTCTTGATCATCGTCGTGATCACGGCACTCGCGTTCGATTTCACCAACGGGTTCCACGACACCGGCAACGCCATGGCCACCTCCATCGCCAGCGGCGCGCTCTCCCCGAAAGCAGCGGTGACACTGTCCGCGGTGCTGAACCTGGTCGGGGCCTTCCTGTCCACCGCCGTCGCCGCGACGATCGCCAAAGGTCTGGTGGACGCTCAACTGGTGACGCTGGAACTGGTGTTTGCCGGTCTGGTCGGCGGGATCGTGTGGAACCTGCTCACCTGGCTCCTCGGTATCCCGTCAAGCTCCTCGCACGCCCTGATCGGCGGCATCGTCGGCGCGATGATTGCCGCGGTCGGCGGCCACGGGGTGATCTGGACCGGCGTGGTGTCGCGCGTGGTGATCCCGGCGGTGGTGGCCGCAACACTGGCCACCGCAGTGGGAGCGGTCGGCACCTGGCTGGTGTACCGAATCACCCGCGGGGTCCCGGAAAAGCGCACCGACCAAAACTTCCGCCGCGGCCAGATCTTCTCGGCCGGCCTGGTGTCGCTGGCCCACGGCACCAACGACGCGCAGAAGACCATGGGCGTCATCTTCCTGGCGCTGATGTCCTACGGCGCCGTCAGCCGGAGCGCTACCCTGCCGCCGCTGTGGGTGATCGTGTGCTGCGCGGTGGCGATGGCGGCGGGAACCTATTTCGGCGGCTGGAGGATCATCCGCACCCTGGGCAAGGGGCTGGTCGAAGTCAAGCCCCCGCAGGGCATGTCGGCCGAAACGTCTTCTGCTGCAATCATCTTGCTGTCCGCACACTTCGGTTATGCGTTGTCGACCACCCAGGTGGTGACCGGGTCCGTGCTGGGCAGCGGGGTCGGCAAACCCGGCGCGGAGGTGCGCTGGGGCGTGGCCGGCCGGATGGCGACCGCGTGGGCCGTGACGCTGCCGTCGGCCGGCATCGTCGGAGGCCTCACCTATCTGCTGGTGCACGGCATCGGCGGATACCTCGGCGTGATCGTCGGCTTCACACTGCTCTCCGCAGCGGCCCTGGCCATTTGGCTGCAGTCGCGCAAGGTGCGAATCGACCACACCAACGTCAACAAGGAATGGGCCGGCAACCTGACGGCCGGTTTGGAATCGACCAACGGGCATGTCCCGCAAGTCAATGGGTCCCATCCGGCAACCGAAGTCGTTCCCGCTCGGAGCATCAACGCGTCATGA